The sequence CCAGGTTGGCGCGGTTGCGGGAGCTGGTGCCGGTAGGTCACGCGATCGTGGCGATTGATTTGGCGGATCGCAAGCAGGCGGTGGCGGTGTGTAACCATGATTCGCAGGTGCTGGCCCGGAAGACGGTTCGGGAGCGGGCCTGGGACATGGGGCCGGTACTGGACTGGGCGTTGGGCGCTGCGCGCAAGGCGGGGTTCGCCGGTGTGACGGTGGCGTGTGAGCCGACGGGACATCGTTGGATGGTGCTCAATCAGCTTGCGAGCGAACGCGATATGACGCTGGTGTGTGTCAACCCGATGCTTGTGGGCAAGGCTCGGGAAGCCGAGGATTACACCCGAGATAAAAGCGATGACAAGGACGCGATGCTGATCGCGCGGCTGACCGCCCAGCTGCACTGCTATGTGCCGGAGCGTGCTGATGAGACCTGGGCACGGCTGCGTCAGCAGGGGGCGCGGCGCAGCCGGTTGGTCACCGAATCCACCGCCTGCATGCAGCAAATACGTGATTTGCTGGAGTGCGCATGGCCCGGGGTGTTGGAGGCTGCTGCATCGCCGTTTGAGTCGGTCAACTGGTGTGCTGCGGTGGCGGTAGCACTGGAGCGTTGCGCGGGTCGGCCGGAGCGGTTGGCTCGATGGGGTCTGCCGCGGTTTGAAGCCGCGGTACGCCGTGAGCTGCCGCGTTGGGGCGGCAAGCGGTGCCGCCGATCGATCATCGAGGCGGTGTTCGTCGCTCTGGTTGACCGCCGAGGGGTGCTGGCTCAGCGCCCCGGCATGCTCGAGCGTGCCCGGTGGGTGCTCGGGGACTGGCGTGCGGCCACCGCACGGTTGACCCAGGTGCAGGCTTGCATGGTCGCCGTCCTCGATGAGCTGGACCTGACCGCCTATGTCACCAGCATTCCCGGACTCTCGACGGTCGGGGCGGCGGCCATCTTGGCCGAAACCGGTGACCCCACCCGTTTCGACAGCCCTCGTTCGCTGGTCAAGCACGCTGGACTGTGCCCGCGCGACAATGCCAGCGGTACGTTTGCGGGTCGTGCCCGAATCTCCCGGCGCGGTCGGCCCGGGCTGCGACTGGCTGCCTGGCGCGCGGTGTGGGGTGCCCTATTGCACAACCCGGTGATGGCCGAGCGCTACCGAAACCTGACCACTCGCGAGGCCAATCCGCTCTCAGATGGTCAGGCACGCGCTGCGCTGGCCGCGGCACTGCTGCGCTGGATCCATGTCGTCGTTACCAACCGGGTGCACTGGGATGCAGTCCGTGCCGGCGCGGAGGTGGTGCCACTGGCCGCCGCCTGACCATCACGATCCACCCGAATAACTCGGTTGGGGCCAAGCTCCACACGTGCATGAGGCAACCATTGGGTGACCTCGCCAGACACCCTGAGCAGGCCCCGCCCATCCTCACTGAACTCGGTTGAACGCAGTTGGGAACCAAACCCGTTTGACGAACTACGTAGAGACGAGGACAGGGCAGGCCCCCCAACCCCCTTGACAAAAACCACTTACGAAGGTGTTTGCACACGACACGCCGCGCCCAGGTGTACAACTACGCACGCTCGCGGGGTATCGCGAACCCCCATGCTCCGGCATGCTGGGGGAAACCCCGGCCGAGAGGACTCGGACACATGACCCGATCCGCCAGTTATGACGTCGTCGTCCTCGGCGCCGGACCGGTCGGGGAGAACGTCGCCGACCGCGCCCGGGCTGCCGGGCTGACCGTGGCGATCGTGGAACGCGAACTCGCCGGCGGCGAGTGTTCCTACTGGGCATGCGTGCCCAGCAAGGCCCTGCTGCGGCCGGTGCTCGCTCTCGACGACGCCCGCCGGGTGGCCGGCGCCCGCGAAGCCGTCAGTTCCCCGATCGCCGCCGCCGCGGTCTTCAAGCGCCGCAATCACTATGTGGGGGACTGGGACGACTCCGGGCAGGCGGACTGGATCGACGGGATCGGCGCGACGCTGGTGCGCGGCCACGGCCGCCTGGACGGGCCACGACGGGTGGTCGTCAGCACGGCCGATGGCGACGTGACGCTGACGGCCCGGCACGCCGTCGTCGTCTGCACCGGCACCCGCGCGTCCCTGCCGGACCTGCCGGGAATGGCCGACGCCCGTGCGTGGATCAACCGCGAAGCCACCGAGGCCACGTCGGTGCCCCGGCGCCTCGCCGTGGTCGGGGCCGGCGGGGTGGGCGTTGAGATGGCCACCGCCTGGCAGGGATTGGGCTCGGCGGTGACGTTGCTGGTGCGCGGCTCGGGCTTGTTGCCGCGGATGGAACCGTTCGTCGGCGAATACGTCGCCCGCGGGCTCACCGACGCCGGAGTCGATGTGCGCACCGGTGTTTCGGTTGCCCGGCTGCAGCGTGTGGGCGACGGTCCGGTGCGCTTGGAGCTGACCGACGGCAGCGAACTAGAGGTCGACGAAATCCTGTTCGCGACCGGCCGCACCCCGGCCACCGGCGACATCGGCCTGGAAACCGTCGGACTGACTCCCGGCGACTGGCTGGAGGTCGACGACACCTGCCGGGTGCGGGCCGTCGACGACGGCTGGCTGTATGCGTGCGGCGACGCCAACCACCGCGCACTGCTGACCCACGAGGGCAAATACCAAGCCCGCATCGCCGGCGACGCCATCGGAGCCCGAGCCGCCGGGACACCGCTGGACACCGCGCCGTGGGGCGTGCACGCCGCCACCGCGGACCATCACGCCGTGCCGCAGGTCTTCTTCACCGACCCCGAAGCGTCCGCGGTCGGGCTCACCGCCGAGCAGGCACGACAGGCCGGTCACCGGGTGCAGGTGGTGGACGTGGAGATCGGTGACGCGGTGACGGGCGCCAAGCTGCACGCCGACGGCTACCGGGGGCGGGCGCGCATGGTGGTCGACGCCGACGAATTGGTCCTGCTCGGGGTCACATTCGTCGGCCCCGGTGTGGCCGAGCTCCTTCATTCGGCCACCATCGCCGTCGCCGGCCGGGTGCCGATCAGCCGGCTGTGGCACGCCGTGCCGTGTTTCCCGACGATCAGCGAAGTGTGGCTGCGCCTATTGGAGGCCTACCGCGATGCCGGGTCGAACTGACCGTCGGCTACCGTCAGTCACCGGCGGCGACGGTGCGTGGTTGTACGCGACACGCCGCAGGTTGTGGCGCAAACACGCACTCTCGCGAAAGTGAACGTAATTAGTTTGCGTATAGACGCATAATCATGCAGAATCGCCCGGTGACCAAAGCGATCAAAGTGGCGGTGGCTGGGGCCAGCGGCTACGCCGGCGGGGAGATCCTGCGGCTGCTGCTCGGACACCCCGCCTACGCCGACGGCCGGCTGAGCATCGGCGCGCTGACGGCCGCCGGCAACGCCGGCAGCACCCTGGGCGAACAACACCCGCATCTGGTGCCGCTGGCCGACCGTGTCCTCGAACCGACCGAGGTCGACACCCTCGCCGGACACGACGTGGTGTTTCTGGGCCTGCCGCACGGACATTCGGCAGTGCTGGCCGAGCAGCTCGACGACGACACCGTGGTCATCGACTGCGGAGCGGACTTCCGGCTGGGCGACCCAACCGACTGGGAACGCTTCTACGGCTCGGCGCATGCCGGCACTTGGCCGTACGGCTTGCCGGAGCTGCCCGGCGGCCGGGACAAACTCATTAACGCCCGGCGGATCGCGGTGCCGGGCTGCTATCCGACCGCGGCGCTGCTGGCGCTGTTCCCGGCCGTCGCCGCGGGACTCGTGGAACCCGACGTCACCGTGGTCGCGGTCAGCGGCACCTCCGGTGCCGGCAAGGCCGCCAAGGTCGACCTGCTGGGCTCGGAGGTCATCGGATCGGCGCGGGCCTACAACATCGGCGGCGCCCACCGGCATACCCCGGAGATCGGCCAGGGGCTGCGGGCGGTCACCCACCGCGA is a genomic window of Mycolicibacter heraklionensis containing:
- a CDS encoding IS110 family transposase, which gives rise to MVQGSGLSRGDRRRNARLARLRELVPVGHAIVAIDLADRKQAVAVCNHDSQVLARKTVRERAWDMGPVLDWALGAARKAGFAGVTVACEPTGHRWMVLNQLASERDMTLVCVNPMLVGKAREAEDYTRDKSDDKDAMLIARLTAQLHCYVPERADETWARLRQQGARRSRLVTESTACMQQIRDLLECAWPGVLEAAASPFESVNWCAAVAVALERCAGRPERLARWGLPRFEAAVRRELPRWGGKRCRRSIIEAVFVALVDRRGVLAQRPGMLERARWVLGDWRAATARLTQVQACMVAVLDELDLTAYVTSIPGLSTVGAAAILAETGDPTRFDSPRSLVKHAGLCPRDNASGTFAGRARISRRGRPGLRLAAWRAVWGALLHNPVMAERYRNLTTREANPLSDGQARAALAAALLRWIHVVVTNRVHWDAVRAGAEVVPLAAA
- a CDS encoding dihydrolipoyl dehydrogenase family protein, translating into MTRSASYDVVVLGAGPVGENVADRARAAGLTVAIVERELAGGECSYWACVPSKALLRPVLALDDARRVAGAREAVSSPIAAAAVFKRRNHYVGDWDDSGQADWIDGIGATLVRGHGRLDGPRRVVVSTADGDVTLTARHAVVVCTGTRASLPDLPGMADARAWINREATEATSVPRRLAVVGAGGVGVEMATAWQGLGSAVTLLVRGSGLLPRMEPFVGEYVARGLTDAGVDVRTGVSVARLQRVGDGPVRLELTDGSELEVDEILFATGRTPATGDIGLETVGLTPGDWLEVDDTCRVRAVDDGWLYACGDANHRALLTHEGKYQARIAGDAIGARAAGTPLDTAPWGVHAATADHHAVPQVFFTDPEASAVGLTAEQARQAGHRVQVVDVEIGDAVTGAKLHADGYRGRARMVVDADELVLLGVTFVGPGVAELLHSATIAVAGRVPISRLWHAVPCFPTISEVWLRLLEAYRDAGSN
- the argC gene encoding N-acetyl-gamma-glutamyl-phosphate reductase; its protein translation is MQNRPVTKAIKVAVAGASGYAGGEILRLLLGHPAYADGRLSIGALTAAGNAGSTLGEQHPHLVPLADRVLEPTEVDTLAGHDVVFLGLPHGHSAVLAEQLDDDTVVIDCGADFRLGDPTDWERFYGSAHAGTWPYGLPELPGGRDKLINARRIAVPGCYPTAALLALFPAVAAGLVEPDVTVVAVSGTSGAGKAAKVDLLGSEVIGSARAYNIGGAHRHTPEIGQGLRAVTHRDVTVAFVPVLIPASRGILATCTAKTTAPLSELRAVYEKAYHDEPFVHLLPQGQLPKTGSVIGSNAAHLAVAIDEDASTFIAIAAIDNLVKGTGGAAVQAMNLALGWPETEGLSTVGVAP